The Desulfatitalea tepidiphila genome window below encodes:
- a CDS encoding UvrD-helicase domain-containing protein, producing the protein MTFIADFHIHSKYSRATSQQLDLEHLHIAAQIKGIRVIATGDFTHPGWWEEITAKLVPAEEGLFALDPQIAAACDEQVPASCRQPVRFMLVTEISNIYKKGDRTRKNHNLVFMPDLAAAREFNQKLDPIGNIRSDGRPILGLDARNLLEIVLETSDEAYLVPAHIWTPWFSLLGSKSGFDSVQACFEDLSDHLFAVETGLSSDPAMNWRVSGLDRFTLISNSDAHSPGKLGREANLLDVELGFGPIRHALETAAPDQFMGTLEFYPEEGKYHVDGHRKCNFRCQPEQTRTLNGICPVCGKPLVLGVLYRVEQLADRESGLQPPKARPYESLIPLEEILAETFQTSVTTKRVQQACQRLIRRHGSEFDILRNVPIEELSQNGIALFAEAVARMREGRVIFDPGYDGEFGQVRLFEPDERRELCGQTSLFAIADSECRQAKAIKENRPAADCADDEPPPTDGIIRGPTASLAENVLLNSAQQRVVDHPGGALIVAAGPGTGKTRTITCRMAALIRERQVPADAILAVTFTNRAAREMAQRLNAMLGPGSQRPFIATFHSFCRHLLQERDQFAEYGLADDTVRGAILADATTQVKEANPACQVTLARAIDFVVSAKQRLVRPDGDLTPLLPSGSDVDPLRDIYRAYQRLLALQQLLDFEDLILEVVDALETDAAWCRHLQERFTHIFVDEFQDVNHGQYRLIRLLAPPQAHICVIGDPDQAIYGFRGSDVRYFSRFAEDYPGAQRIRLVQNYRSTDAILRAAYQSLKRNGESADGERETTYSLRQGKLTLTILESASARAEAVAIGRCIEQMVGGTGFHAIDFGKVQDKKEDRSFSDFAVLFRTNDQGRLIDEVLRKAGIPCQFVSKEVLTQQRGMVKIMALLRVISSRGSYADLCQLNDIVTPGVGQDTLNVFKTWAYALGLPLERALNSAIRLPIQGLSTARQQRLVDLIRRVQSLRNEGSNLSVAEMIERILARTMLAHQIDPRERQDLLSLAAHYDGDLQAFLDGQVMRSDTDLYRPEAERVALMTMHAAKGLEFAVVFIAGCEEGLVPYIPPGQAACDVEEERRLLFVAMTRAKERLYLSWARKRTLYGKTEARRPTSFWEPIDPKLLERLSQPVKKASPQQLSLF; encoded by the coding sequence ATGACATTCATCGCCGATTTTCATATCCACTCCAAATATTCGCGGGCCACGTCCCAACAACTCGATTTGGAGCATCTTCACATCGCCGCCCAGATAAAAGGCATCCGGGTCATCGCCACCGGCGATTTCACCCATCCGGGCTGGTGGGAGGAGATCACCGCCAAACTGGTTCCGGCCGAAGAGGGGCTTTTCGCTCTCGATCCCCAGATTGCCGCCGCATGCGATGAACAGGTCCCCGCCAGCTGCCGCCAACCGGTACGGTTCATGCTGGTCACCGAGATCAGCAACATCTATAAAAAGGGGGACCGGACGCGCAAGAACCACAATCTCGTGTTCATGCCCGATCTGGCGGCCGCCCGGGAGTTCAACCAGAAACTGGACCCTATCGGCAATATCCGTTCGGACGGCCGTCCGATTCTCGGTCTCGATGCCCGCAACTTACTCGAAATCGTATTGGAAACATCCGACGAGGCTTATCTGGTGCCGGCCCATATCTGGACTCCCTGGTTCTCCCTGCTCGGCTCTAAATCGGGCTTTGACAGCGTCCAGGCGTGCTTTGAAGATTTGAGCGATCACCTCTTCGCCGTGGAAACCGGCCTCTCTTCGGACCCGGCCATGAATTGGCGCGTGTCCGGCCTGGATCGTTTTACCCTGATCTCCAACTCGGATGCGCATTCTCCGGGCAAACTGGGTCGCGAGGCCAACCTGTTGGACGTCGAGCTGGGTTTTGGGCCCATTCGACACGCCCTCGAGACCGCGGCGCCCGACCAATTTATGGGAACCCTGGAGTTTTACCCGGAAGAGGGTAAATACCACGTGGACGGCCATCGCAAATGCAACTTTCGGTGCCAGCCCGAACAAACGCGCACACTCAACGGCATCTGCCCGGTATGCGGCAAGCCACTGGTATTAGGGGTCCTCTATCGCGTGGAGCAGTTGGCCGATCGGGAATCCGGCCTTCAACCACCCAAAGCTAGACCCTACGAAAGCCTGATTCCATTAGAGGAGATCCTGGCCGAAACTTTTCAGACGTCCGTGACCACCAAACGGGTTCAGCAGGCCTGCCAGCGCCTGATTCGGCGCCACGGCAGCGAATTCGATATCCTGCGAAACGTGCCGATCGAAGAGTTGAGTCAAAATGGCATCGCCTTGTTCGCGGAGGCGGTCGCGCGCATGCGCGAGGGCCGGGTCATTTTCGATCCGGGATACGACGGGGAATTCGGACAGGTGCGCCTTTTCGAGCCTGACGAGCGGCGCGAGCTGTGTGGTCAGACATCGCTGTTCGCCATAGCGGATAGTGAATGCCGCCAGGCAAAGGCTATCAAAGAAAACCGACCGGCAGCAGACTGTGCCGACGACGAGCCACCGCCTACAGATGGCATCATCAGGGGGCCGACGGCGTCTTTGGCGGAAAACGTTCTTTTAAACAGCGCCCAACAGCGGGTTGTCGACCATCCAGGGGGTGCCTTGATCGTCGCCGCGGGCCCCGGAACCGGCAAGACACGCACCATCACCTGTCGGATGGCCGCCCTGATTCGTGAGCGGCAAGTCCCGGCCGACGCGATCCTGGCGGTGACCTTCACCAACAGGGCCGCACGAGAGATGGCCCAGCGACTGAACGCCATGCTCGGTCCCGGCTCGCAGAGGCCGTTCATCGCCACATTCCATAGCTTCTGCCGCCACCTCTTGCAGGAGCGCGACCAATTTGCCGAGTACGGGCTGGCCGATGACACCGTGCGGGGAGCGATCCTGGCCGATGCCACGACGCAGGTAAAAGAGGCCAATCCAGCCTGCCAGGTCACCCTGGCCAGGGCGATCGATTTTGTGGTGAGTGCCAAACAGCGACTCGTGAGACCCGATGGGGACTTGACGCCGCTGTTGCCGAGCGGCTCGGACGTCGATCCGTTGAGGGATATCTATCGCGCGTATCAGCGGTTGCTGGCGTTGCAGCAACTGCTCGATTTTGAGGATTTGATCCTGGAGGTGGTCGATGCGCTGGAAACCGACGCGGCCTGGTGTCGGCACCTGCAGGAGCGGTTTACCCACATATTCGTGGATGAGTTCCAGGACGTCAATCACGGCCAGTACCGGCTGATCAGGCTTTTGGCCCCGCCGCAGGCCCATATCTGCGTCATCGGCGATCCAGACCAGGCCATCTATGGCTTCAGAGGATCCGATGTCCGCTACTTTTCACGCTTCGCCGAGGATTATCCAGGCGCACAGCGCATCCGCCTGGTTCAGAACTATCGATCCACCGATGCGATTCTCAGGGCCGCCTATCAATCCTTGAAACGCAACGGCGAATCGGCCGATGGCGAACGGGAGACGACATATTCCCTGCGTCAGGGAAAACTGACCCTCACCATTCTTGAATCCGCATCAGCGCGCGCCGAGGCCGTGGCCATCGGCCGATGCATCGAGCAGATGGTGGGCGGCACCGGCTTTCACGCGATCGATTTCGGCAAGGTCCAGGACAAAAAAGAGGATCGCAGCTTTTCCGATTTTGCCGTCCTTTTCCGCACCAACGACCAGGGTCGGCTTATCGACGAGGTGCTGCGGAAGGCCGGTATTCCCTGTCAGTTCGTCAGCAAGGAGGTGCTGACCCAACAGCGCGGCATGGTAAAAATAATGGCGCTCCTGCGTGTCATATCCTCGCGCGGCAGCTATGCGGACCTGTGCCAACTGAACGATATCGTCACCCCCGGGGTCGGCCAGGACACCCTGAACGTCTTTAAGACGTGGGCGTATGCCCTCGGGTTGCCTCTGGAACGCGCGCTGAACAGCGCCATACGGTTGCCCATCCAGGGTCTGTCCACCGCTCGGCAGCAGCGGCTGGTCGATCTGATTCGCCGGGTACAATCCTTGAGAAATGAGGGTTCAAACCTGAGTGTTGCCGAGATGATCGAACGGATATTGGCCCGCACGATGCTGGCCCATCAGATCGATCCCCGGGAGCGCCAGGACCTGCTTTCGCTTGCCGCCCATTACGATGGCGATCTGCAGGCTTTTTTGGACGGTCAGGTGATGCGGAGCGACACCGATCTGTATCGGCCCGAGGCCGAGCGCGTGGCGCTGATGACCATGCACGCCGCCAAGGGTTTGGAGTTCGCGGTGGTATTCATCGCCGGCTGCGAAGAGGGTCTGGTGCCCTATATCCCGCCCGGCCAGGCGGCATGCGATGTGGAAGAGGAGCGCCGCCTCCTGTTCGTGGCCATGACCCGTGCCAAGGAGCGCCTCTATCTATCGTGGGCACGCAAGCGCACGCTCTACGGTAAGACCGAAGCGCGGCGGCCCACCTCCTTCTGGGAGCCCATCGACCCGAAGCTCCTGGAGCGCCTTTCTCAGCCGGTCAAAAAGGCCTCTCCACAACAGCTCTCTCTGTTTTGA
- a CDS encoding KamA family radical SAM protein, whose product MRRDAIDVFRKIISERNENLAGYSMIEYIESLLSNYAKKPADHPSPAFLAELEHLIKGISGKSGIYTDKIPAFTKHEGVKAAKLRSKDLSRLAQAAQHHMQSYACGLDNEAVRRRSRNKYRILKFFNATDLEWEKWQWHVRHIIRDADTLRSLIKLTDDEYEAVRLARQHRIPFGITPYYLSLLDNETGGKRDRAVRAQVIPSLHYVRSLAALKQRNDRSMDFMLERNTSPIEGITRRYPNILILKPILTCPQICVYCQRNWEIEDVYSPQSVVSKSKLDAAIDWIAETPEINEVLVTGGDPFLLSNKRIEALMARLAAIPHILRIRIGTRTPVTLPQRSSDALVRAISRYHIPGKREVIIVTHFEHPYEITPQAMQAVQQFRRFGMEVYNQLVFTYYNSRKFEACLLRQKLRLIGVTPYYTFNTKGKEETDDFRVPIARLEQEQKEEARLMPGTVRTDEIVFNVPGLGKNYLKASQHHDIISVMPDGKRVYEFHPWEKKLSLVDTYVYQDVPIYDYLKRLKADGEDVADYKTIWYYY is encoded by the coding sequence TTGAGGCGCGATGCCATTGATGTGTTTCGCAAAATCATATCCGAGCGAAACGAAAACCTGGCCGGCTACAGCATGATTGAATATATTGAATCCTTATTGTCGAATTATGCCAAGAAACCGGCTGATCATCCATCGCCGGCATTTCTGGCCGAGTTGGAGCATTTGATCAAAGGGATCTCCGGGAAATCCGGAATATATACAGATAAAATACCGGCCTTCACCAAACATGAAGGCGTCAAGGCCGCCAAGTTGCGCTCCAAAGACCTGTCACGGTTGGCGCAGGCTGCCCAGCACCACATGCAAAGTTATGCCTGCGGCCTCGACAACGAAGCTGTTAGAAGAAGAAGTAGAAATAAATACAGAATATTGAAATTCTTTAACGCCACAGACCTGGAATGGGAGAAGTGGCAATGGCATGTGCGGCACATCATACGAGATGCAGATACGCTGCGCTCGCTCATCAAGCTGACCGACGATGAGTATGAAGCCGTCCGCCTGGCACGCCAGCATCGCATCCCATTTGGCATCACCCCCTATTATCTTTCCCTTTTGGATAATGAAACCGGCGGCAAGAGGGACCGCGCCGTGCGCGCCCAGGTCATTCCCAGTCTGCACTACGTCCGCAGCCTGGCGGCGCTCAAACAACGGAACGACCGCTCCATGGATTTCATGCTCGAGCGCAACACCTCACCCATCGAAGGTATCACCCGACGATACCCCAATATCTTGATTCTCAAACCGATCCTGACTTGCCCGCAAATCTGCGTCTATTGCCAGCGCAACTGGGAAATAGAGGATGTCTATTCCCCCCAGTCGGTGGTTTCCAAATCCAAGCTCGATGCGGCGATCGACTGGATCGCCGAGACACCCGAAATCAACGAGGTCCTGGTGACCGGTGGTGACCCTTTCCTGCTTTCCAACAAGCGGATCGAGGCCTTGATGGCACGACTGGCCGCCATTCCACACATCCTTCGCATCCGTATCGGCACCCGGACGCCGGTCACATTGCCGCAGCGAAGCAGCGACGCCCTGGTGCGGGCTATCAGCCGGTATCATATTCCCGGCAAAAGGGAAGTGATTATCGTGACCCATTTTGAGCATCCTTACGAAATCACCCCCCAGGCCATGCAGGCCGTTCAGCAATTCCGGCGATTCGGTATGGAGGTGTATAATCAGCTTGTCTTTACGTACTATAATTCGAGAAAATTCGAGGCGTGCCTCCTGCGCCAGAAGTTGCGCCTGATCGGTGTGACGCCTTACTACACCTTCAATACCAAGGGTAAGGAGGAGACCGACGATTTCCGGGTGCCCATCGCGCGACTGGAACAGGAGCAAAAGGAAGAGGCCCGGTTGATGCCCGGTACCGTGCGCACCGACGAGATCGTCTTTAATGTGCCGGGCTTGGGGAAAAACTATCTCAAAGCCTCTCAGCATCACGACATCATTTCGGTCATGCCGGATGGCAAGCGGGTCTATGAATTCCACCCATGGGAGAAGAAGCTTTCCCTGGTCGACACCTATGTGTATCAAGATGTCCCGATCTACGATTATCTGAAACGGCTCAAGGCCGACGGTGAGGACGTCGCCGATTACAAGACGATCTGGTATTATTACTGA